In Bacillus cereus ATCC 14579, a single window of DNA contains:
- a CDS encoding phage holin family protein, whose amino-acid sequence MRWIVSLLVNSVVLIAVSGLLKGIAPDAFYVANIQTAIIASIILAVLNVFVKPFLILITLPITVVTFGFFLIVINAITLKIADSLLGDAFNISGFGVAIVAAICISIFNMIIEKAIVEPLYEKKRK is encoded by the coding sequence ATGAGATGGATTGTATCACTTCTTGTAAATAGCGTTGTGTTAATCGCTGTATCGGGACTTTTAAAAGGGATTGCACCAGATGCATTTTACGTAGCAAATATACAAACTGCAATTATTGCGAGTATTATATTGGCGGTTTTAAATGTGTTCGTAAAGCCATTTTTAATTTTAATTACGCTACCAATTACTGTTGTAACTTTCGGCTTCTTCTTAATTGTTATTAATGCGATTACGTTAAAAATAGCAGATTCATTATTAGGAGATGCTTTTAATATATCAGGATTTGGTGTAGCGATTGTTGCGGCAATTTGTATTTCAATTTTTAATATGATAATTGAAAAGGCAATTGTTGAACCTCTATATGAAAAAAAGAGAAAGTGA
- a CDS encoding DUF4275 family protein → MEFLEVLRKKHMKVREFQSWGVYFRKRWEDHFANHLSDKEKEDIFLYGDRYACGYLWHIFSYEKKKCLEGKEAENAFHNEVKKDCYIFYQHCDEVLLIKDASLLHMDDILCETDDAYKGEIYIVDKDFTWTFVKTHEHRWCGPYFARKC, encoded by the coding sequence ATGGAGTTTTTAGAGGTGTTAAGGAAGAAACATATGAAGGTAAGAGAGTTTCAAAGTTGGGGTGTATATTTTCGAAAGCGCTGGGAGGATCACTTTGCAAATCATTTAAGTGATAAAGAAAAAGAAGATATTTTTCTTTATGGAGATAGGTATGCATGTGGTTATCTATGGCACATATTTAGTTATGAGAAAAAGAAGTGTTTAGAGGGTAAAGAAGCGGAAAACGCGTTTCATAATGAAGTGAAAAAGGATTGCTACATTTTCTATCAACACTGTGATGAGGTACTGTTAATAAAGGATGCGAGTTTGTTACATATGGATGATATATTGTGTGAGACAGACGATGCGTATAAAGGTGAAATCTATATCGTAGATAAAGATTTCACTTGGACCTTTGTAAAAACTCATGAACATAGGTGGTGTGGTCCTTATTTTGCGAGGAAGTGTTAG
- the hprK gene encoding HPr(Ser) kinase/phosphatase: MPKVRTKDLIEQFQLELISGEEGIHRPIDTSDLSRPGIEMAGFFTYYPADRVQLLGKTELTFFDTLTSEQKQERMKALCTEETPCIIVTRNQDVPDELLQASRESGMPLLRSSQTTTRLSSRLTNYLEGKLAPTTAVHGVLVDIYGVGVLITGQSGVGKSETALELVKRGHRLVADDSVEIRQEDEDMLVGSSPDLIEHLLEIRGLGIINVMTLFGAGAVRNYKRITLVINLEIWDQKKNYDRLGLDEEKMKIIDTELTKITLPVRPGRNLAVIIEVAAMNFRLKRMGVNAAQQFSERLMSAIELGNQE; this comes from the coding sequence ATGCCGAAAGTAAGGACAAAAGATTTAATTGAACAATTTCAATTGGAGTTAATCAGTGGTGAAGAAGGCATTCATCGTCCGATTGATACAAGTGATTTATCACGACCTGGAATTGAAATGGCAGGATTTTTTACATATTATCCAGCAGATCGTGTGCAGCTTCTTGGAAAGACGGAGCTTACGTTCTTTGACACGTTAACGTCAGAGCAAAAACAAGAGAGAATGAAAGCGCTTTGTACTGAGGAGACGCCATGTATTATTGTAACTCGTAATCAAGATGTACCAGATGAGTTATTACAAGCATCACGTGAATCAGGTATGCCTTTATTACGTTCTTCTCAAACGACAACTAGATTATCAAGTCGTTTAACAAACTATTTAGAAGGTAAGTTAGCACCAACAACTGCTGTTCATGGTGTGTTAGTAGATATTTACGGTGTTGGTGTTTTAATTACAGGTCAAAGTGGTGTTGGTAAAAGTGAGACAGCTCTTGAGCTTGTAAAGCGTGGTCACCGTCTTGTTGCGGATGATAGTGTAGAAATTCGTCAAGAAGATGAAGACATGTTAGTCGGAAGCTCACCAGATTTAATCGAGCATTTATTAGAAATTCGTGGTCTAGGTATTATTAACGTTATGACGTTATTCGGTGCAGGGGCAGTACGAAATTATAAGCGTATTACACTTGTTATTAATCTTGAAATTTGGGATCAAAAGAAAAATTACGATCGCTTAGGTCTTGATGAAGAGAAGATGAAAATTATTGATACAGAGCTTACGAAGATTACACTTCCAGTTCGTCCTGGTCGAAACTTGGCTGTTATTATTGAAGTAGCAGCGATGAACTTCCGTTTAAAACGTATGGGAGTCAATGCAGCACAGCAGTTCTCTGAACGATTAATGAGTGCAATTGAGTTAGGAAATCAGGAGTAA
- the lgt gene encoding prolipoprotein diacylglyceryl transferase, protein MLLASVPQLDRVAIQLGPFPVYWYGIIIGTGVLLGLWLATREGERLGIPKDTFVDLVLIAVPIAILFARMYYVIFEWEYYAQNPSQIINIRQGGLAIHGGLIGAVITGVLFAKRRGLSFWKLADIAAPSILLGQAIGRWGNFMNQEAHGDEVTRQFLEGLHLPDFIINQMYIEGVYYHPTFLYESLWNFAGVILLLALRKVNLRRGELFFTYLIWYSVGRFFVEGLRTDSLMLGPLRIAQVMSIGLVVISIIFIIVRRKMGQADKRYLEN, encoded by the coding sequence ATGCTGTTAGCTTCTGTACCACAGCTTGACCGTGTAGCTATCCAACTTGGGCCGTTTCCTGTGTATTGGTACGGGATTATTATCGGTACAGGTGTGCTATTAGGTCTTTGGCTGGCAACTCGCGAGGGAGAAAGGCTAGGTATTCCAAAAGATACATTTGTTGACCTTGTATTAATTGCAGTACCGATCGCTATTCTTTTTGCGAGAATGTACTATGTTATTTTTGAATGGGAATATTACGCACAAAACCCGAGTCAAATTATTAATATTCGTCAAGGTGGTTTGGCGATTCATGGTGGTTTAATCGGGGCTGTTATTACAGGTGTTCTTTTTGCGAAACGACGCGGACTTTCTTTCTGGAAGTTGGCTGATATTGCTGCACCAAGTATTTTACTAGGACAAGCAATTGGCCGATGGGGAAACTTTATGAACCAAGAGGCGCATGGTGATGAAGTAACGAGACAGTTTTTAGAAGGTCTTCATTTACCGGATTTTATTATTAATCAAATGTATATTGAGGGTGTGTACTATCATCCGACGTTTTTATATGAATCATTATGGAATTTTGCAGGCGTAATTTTACTACTTGCATTAAGAAAAGTGAATTTACGTCGCGGGGAGTTATTCTTCACATATTTAATTTGGTATTCAGTAGGACGCTTCTTCGTAGAAGGCTTACGTACAGATAGTTTAATGCTAGGACCACTTCGTATTGCACAAGTAATGTCAATTGGACTTGTTGTTATTTCTATTATTTTCATTATTGTGAGACGAAAAATGGGGCAAGCTGATAAAAGATATTTAGAAAATTAG